The following are from one region of the Deinococcus betulae genome:
- the rpoC gene encoding DNA-directed RNA polymerase subunit beta', translating into MKDFNKVRIAIASPEKIREWSFGEVEKPETINYRTLKPEREGLFDERIFGPQKDYECACGKYKRQRYEGKVCERCGVEVTSSKVRRYRMGHIDLATPAAHIWYVKDTPSKIGTLLDLSAGQLEKVLYFSSFLVTDPRNAQKDGRPLKRGELLSDDEYRELRFGRQETYSLTGGVEAEIRDGEYVTRGQILGGNVVSKMDGLAQYRFPRRALIAYAEEVEATLPLPTEALVEQDTFRAGEILAELESDVQITAPVDGTIVLHELGEDSVMVELREGVDEEGTPSGEVLARVYVPHGLNVQVVHGEIVEAGAVLADASAGTRLRVSRDSRLSGVTFPKKKGDVAVKAHWTRRAEYPINPTMHVLVGDGSEVKKGQRVIGAIDVEEQITADADGVITLHNPASIIVSKAKVYTYEDEPLVVNGDRVEPGDELADSGELRSDISGRIEIDLVRKQVRVIESYDFEAKMGAEAVKELLDDLDLDILEAELNEMMKDSSRHKRAKARKRLEVTRAFKRSGNHPSWMILNTVPVMPPDLRPMVQVDGGRFATSDLNDLYRRLINRNNRLKKLMGQGAPDMIIRNEKRMLQEAVDALIDNGRRGSPVTNPGSDRSLRSLTDLLGGKQGRFRQNLLGKRVDYSGRSVIVVGPQLKLHQCGVPKRMALELFKPFLFKVLEEKGEVTNIKQARKMLERYRDTRDSVWDALEEVIEDKVVLLNRAPTLHRLGIQAFEPVLVEGQSIQLHPLVCEAFNADFDGDQMAIHVPLSAQAQAEARIQMLSAHNLLSPANGEPNVKPSRDIILGIFTLTLLRTDNLGAGSEYAGPQEALAAFEAGKIALNSAIKVAGQDTSPGRLKYVFSTPDEAIMAVERGEIDHQDHVRIRLNGVTYDTSAGRVMFRRIVQEALGHQASLVDTLVNLETAYEKDHLKDMVMACFKHLGIEATAGLLDGLKDAGFKLSTTSGITIGIDDIVIPPAKTEILAEADAKVAEIEQNFEFGFMTEEERYKQVVQLWNDTKDEVKNAMFDNFGKNYPFNPLWIMSLSGARGNAQQITQLAGMRGLMARPDGSTIEVPIRASFREGLSVLEYFISTHGARKGGADTALRTADSGYLTRKLVDVAHEVVVRDVDCGTTDYTSMPLGALDERTGEWRTRKASEIETSIYGRTLADSVEVEGRTIEAGEMLSLEDVKAITRSAKTLQHVFVRTPLNCRVKSGVCQKCYGYDLSQAKPVSMGEAVGVVAAESIGEPGTQLTMRTFHTGGVAGSGGGDITMGLPRVIELFEARKPKTSAAVADRDGTVRIEEEEERYLVRIEADDDQYSSKTATKISKSLRMIVRDGDRVEAGQALTRGAINPHDLLLYKDTDAAQRYLVEEVQRVYRSQGVKVHDKHIEIIVRQMLRWVEVTDGGNTELLEGQTVERWEVDQANDALGEDTTPASWKPVLLGITKSSLTTKSWLSAASFQHTTHVLTEASMKGQVDDLIGLKENVILGKLIPAGTGLMTVREMQVADDRTLEKYGEGSTSTDAVTGNRSYDDTRPGTVNDNVTYTS; encoded by the coding sequence ATGAAAGATTTCAACAAAGTCCGTATCGCCATTGCCAGCCCGGAAAAGATCCGCGAGTGGAGCTTCGGCGAGGTCGAAAAGCCCGAAACCATCAACTACCGCACCCTCAAGCCCGAGCGCGAAGGCCTCTTTGACGAGCGCATCTTTGGACCCCAGAAGGACTACGAGTGTGCCTGCGGCAAATACAAGCGCCAGCGCTACGAAGGTAAGGTCTGCGAGCGCTGCGGCGTGGAAGTCACCTCCTCCAAGGTGCGCCGCTACCGCATGGGTCACATTGACCTGGCGACCCCCGCCGCCCACATCTGGTACGTCAAGGACACGCCCAGCAAGATCGGCACGCTGCTGGACCTGTCCGCCGGCCAGCTGGAAAAGGTGCTGTACTTCAGCTCCTTCCTGGTCACCGATCCCCGCAACGCTCAGAAAGACGGCCGCCCCCTCAAGCGCGGCGAACTGCTGAGCGACGACGAGTACCGTGAACTGCGCTTTGGCCGTCAGGAAACCTACTCGCTGACGGGCGGCGTAGAAGCCGAGATTCGGGACGGCGAGTACGTGACGCGCGGGCAGATTCTGGGCGGCAACGTGGTCTCCAAGATGGACGGCCTGGCCCAGTACCGCTTCCCCCGCCGCGCCCTGATCGCCTACGCCGAGGAAGTCGAAGCGACCCTACCGCTGCCGACCGAAGCGCTGGTGGAACAGGACACCTTCCGTGCCGGTGAGATTCTGGCCGAGCTGGAAAGTGACGTGCAGATCACGGCCCCGGTAGACGGCACCATCGTGCTGCACGAACTGGGCGAAGACTCCGTGATGGTCGAGCTGCGTGAAGGCGTGGACGAGGAAGGCACCCCCAGCGGAGAAGTCCTGGCCCGCGTGTACGTGCCCCACGGCCTGAACGTGCAGGTTGTCCACGGCGAGATCGTTGAGGCCGGCGCCGTGCTGGCCGACGCCTCGGCCGGCACCCGCCTGCGCGTGAGCCGCGACAGCCGCTTATCTGGCGTCACCTTCCCCAAGAAGAAGGGCGACGTGGCCGTCAAGGCCCATTGGACCCGCCGCGCCGAGTACCCCATCAACCCCACCATGCACGTGCTGGTCGGCGACGGCAGCGAGGTCAAGAAGGGCCAGCGGGTCATCGGTGCTATTGACGTGGAAGAGCAGATCACGGCCGATGCCGACGGCGTCATTACGCTGCACAACCCCGCCAGCATCATCGTCTCCAAGGCCAAGGTGTACACCTACGAGGATGAGCCCCTGGTCGTCAACGGGGACCGCGTGGAGCCGGGCGACGAACTGGCCGACAGCGGCGAACTGCGCAGCGACATCTCGGGCCGCATCGAGATTGACCTCGTGCGCAAGCAGGTGCGCGTCATCGAGTCCTACGACTTCGAGGCCAAGATGGGCGCCGAAGCGGTCAAGGAACTGCTGGACGACCTGGACCTGGACATCCTGGAAGCCGAGCTGAACGAGATGATGAAAGACAGCTCGCGCCACAAGCGCGCCAAGGCCCGCAAGCGCCTGGAAGTGACCCGCGCATTCAAGCGCAGCGGCAACCACCCCAGCTGGATGATCCTGAACACCGTTCCCGTCATGCCGCCTGACCTGCGCCCGATGGTGCAGGTGGACGGGGGCCGCTTTGCGACCTCGGACCTGAACGACCTGTACCGCCGCCTGATCAACCGCAACAACCGTCTCAAGAAGTTGATGGGTCAGGGTGCGCCGGACATGATCATCCGCAACGAGAAGCGCATGCTGCAAGAAGCCGTAGACGCGCTGATCGACAACGGCCGCCGGGGCAGCCCTGTGACCAACCCCGGCTCTGACCGCAGCCTGCGTTCCCTGACTGACCTGCTGGGCGGCAAGCAGGGCCGCTTCCGCCAGAACCTGCTCGGCAAGCGCGTGGACTACTCGGGCCGCTCGGTGATCGTGGTGGGCCCGCAGCTCAAGCTGCACCAGTGCGGGGTGCCCAAGCGCATGGCGCTGGAACTCTTCAAGCCCTTCTTGTTCAAGGTGCTTGAAGAGAAGGGCGAAGTCACCAACATCAAGCAGGCCCGCAAGATGCTGGAGCGTTACCGCGACACCCGCGACAGCGTGTGGGACGCCCTGGAAGAAGTGATTGAAGACAAGGTCGTGCTGCTCAACCGCGCGCCGACCCTGCACCGTCTGGGCATTCAGGCCTTTGAGCCGGTGCTGGTGGAAGGGCAGAGCATTCAGCTGCACCCGCTGGTCTGTGAAGCCTTCAACGCCGACTTCGACGGCGACCAGATGGCGATTCACGTCCCCCTGAGCGCCCAGGCGCAGGCCGAAGCGCGCATTCAGATGCTCAGCGCCCACAACCTGCTCTCGCCCGCCAACGGCGAGCCGAACGTGAAGCCCAGCCGCGACATCATCCTCGGGATCTTCACGCTGACCCTGCTGCGCACCGACAACCTGGGTGCCGGCAGCGAGTACGCAGGCCCTCAGGAGGCGCTGGCCGCCTTTGAGGCTGGCAAGATTGCCCTGAACAGCGCCATCAAGGTGGCGGGGCAGGACACCAGCCCCGGCCGCCTGAAGTACGTCTTCTCGACGCCCGACGAGGCCATCATGGCTGTCGAGCGCGGTGAGATCGACCATCAGGACCACGTCCGGATTCGCCTCAACGGCGTGACCTACGACACCAGTGCGGGCCGCGTGATGTTCCGCCGCATCGTGCAGGAAGCCCTGGGGCACCAGGCCAGCCTGGTGGATACCCTCGTGAATCTGGAAACGGCGTACGAGAAAGACCACCTCAAGGACATGGTCATGGCGTGCTTCAAGCACCTCGGGATCGAGGCCACCGCTGGCCTGCTGGACGGCCTGAAGGACGCGGGCTTCAAGCTCTCCACGACCTCGGGCATCACGATCGGCATTGACGACATCGTGATTCCGCCCGCCAAGACCGAGATTCTGGCCGAAGCCGACGCCAAGGTGGCGGAAATCGAGCAGAACTTCGAGTTCGGCTTCATGACCGAAGAAGAGCGCTACAAGCAGGTCGTGCAGCTCTGGAACGACACGAAGGACGAAGTCAAGAACGCCATGTTCGACAACTTCGGCAAGAACTACCCCTTCAACCCGCTGTGGATCATGAGCCTGTCGGGCGCGCGTGGTAACGCCCAGCAGATCACCCAGCTGGCCGGGATGCGCGGCCTGATGGCCCGCCCCGACGGCAGCACGATCGAGGTGCCGATCCGGGCGTCGTTCCGTGAAGGCCTGTCGGTGCTGGAATACTTCATCTCGACCCACGGCGCCCGCAAGGGTGGGGCCGACACCGCGCTCCGCACCGCCGACTCCGGCTACCTGACCCGCAAGCTGGTGGACGTGGCTCACGAAGTCGTCGTGCGCGACGTGGACTGCGGCACCACCGACTACACCTCCATGCCGCTGGGCGCGCTGGATGAGCGTACCGGCGAGTGGCGCACCCGCAAGGCCAGCGAGATCGAGACCAGCATCTATGGCCGCACCCTGGCCGACTCCGTGGAAGTCGAGGGCCGTACCATCGAAGCCGGCGAGATGCTGAGCCTGGAAGACGTGAAGGCGATCACCCGCAGTGCCAAGACCCTGCAACACGTCTTCGTGCGGACCCCGCTGAACTGCCGCGTGAAGAGTGGCGTGTGCCAGAAGTGCTACGGCTACGACCTCTCGCAGGCCAAGCCTGTGAGCATGGGTGAAGCCGTGGGCGTGGTGGCCGCCGAATCCATCGGCGAGCCCGGCACGCAGCTGACCATGCGCACCTTCCACACCGGGGGCGTGGCCGGCAGCGGCGGCGGCGACATCACGATGGGTCTGCCCCGCGTGATCGAACTGTTCGAGGCCCGCAAGCCCAAGACCAGCGCGGCTGTGGCGGACCGCGACGGCACCGTGCGGATTGAGGAAGAGGAAGAGCGTTACCTCGTGCGAATTGAGGCCGACGACGACCAGTACAGCTCCAAAACCGCCACCAAGATCAGCAAGAGCCTGCGCATGATCGTGCGCGACGGCGACCGCGTGGAAGCCGGCCAGGCCCTGACGCGCGGGGCCATCAACCCCCACGACCTGCTGCTGTACAAAGACACCGACGCCGCCCAGCGTTACCTGGTGGAAGAAGTGCAGCGCGTATACCGCAGCCAGGGCGTGAAGGTGCACGACAAGCACATTGAAATCATCGTGCGCCAGATGCTGCGCTGGGTCGAAGTGACCGACGGCGGCAACACCGAGCTGCTCGAAGGCCAGACCGTCGAGCGCTGGGAAGTGGATCAGGCCAACGACGCGCTGGGTGAAGACACCACCCCAGCCAGCTGGAAGCCGGTGCTGCTGGGTATCACCAAGAGCAGCCTGACCACCAAGTCGTGGCTGTCGGCAGCGAGCTTCCAGCACACCACCCACGTGCTGACCGAAGCCAGCATGAAGGGCCAGGTGGACGACCTGATCGGCCTGAAGGAAAACGTTATTCTGGGCAAGCTGATTCCCGCTGGCACGGGTCTGATGACCGTCCGCGAGATGCAGGTGGCCGACGACCGCACGCTGGAGAAGTACGGTGAAGGTAGCACCAGCACCGACGCCGTGACGGGCAACCGCTCCTACGACGACACCCGCCCCGGCACCGTGAACGACAACGTGACGTACACGAGCTAA